AACAGATCAATACAGATAAGCCAATCTGGAGCAGTTGCTGAAATattacaacattaaaaacatatagTGGATAGTGTGGAGGGTTTGCATTGTAAACAGGTCTGCAGTTTATCTCATGGTTACAGTTTAATCCAATGAAATATTGCTGACTGCATTCCTTTGTAATAAGCTAATTTGCAACCATGCTCAGTTGTGCGAGTCTCTGATTAGAACAGGGAGATGAACCATCTAATTGACTTTTAGTCGCAGGTTAAAGCTCGTGTTTAAAATTCAAAAGCAAGCATGTAGCCTAGTGTACTGACTAAGACAATCATCAACACTGAAGACAGTTTTAGTCTCACCAGTGGTGCGTTGCGAGAGTTGTCTATGTGGACTGGACTTGGAGCTGTGGAGTACATGTAGCTGAACAGACGCTCAATCTTCCTCAGAGggactcctcctcctctgtcagaCATCTAAAATAAACAAGAGGTATGTTAGGTTTCCAAGGGTCTTCTCATAGTGAACTCATCTGGTCCTTATGATTTGCCATTTCAATGGAATCTAAACAGTGTCATTCTTTGTAAATCAAGTCACCAGGGTTATTTTTATGTATATGCTAACAAGGTCCACATGGACATGCATACAGTTTAGTTGATGGCTGGGAATGGCAAAACAGCACACTAATTTCTCGTGGATTCCCTCCCCGTCTCTGCCTTTAGTACAAAAGTTGTGGTCCGGTCAGTCTCTGTGTCCTCATCTACCTTGATAGTGAGGTCCTCAGTTCCCAGTGACACTCGCACTTTGATTGGGGGTAACGTTAGGGCCGTCTCATGGGTCTCCACTGTAGCTCTCATGGCATTCTGACAGAAAAACATACAAAGTGGATTACAAAAATGAGCGAACAGAAACGTGGTGACGAATAATATACAGTACGTCTGATTTTCAGGCTTGTTGGGTACTGTACCTTGAAAAGCTCAAACAGCATATGGTAGAGATGGGAGGGCACATAAACAATGTGGAGGGGCTGGTCGGGGTTTTTGGCTGTCAAAAAATTTGATAATATTGAttatatggagagaaaaaaagagacttttCCTAAAAGTGGCACTATGACAAATGTATAACCCTGACTAGAAAAGTGGGTGAATGTAGACCTCTGAGACAACTACACATGTAACTACACACTCTGACCtgagacaagacaaaaaaaagattagaGCTACTCTTGACAAATTAAGCAAGGAACAAGAAATAACTTAATTCATCCTTTTGATTTATATTATCTAGACCTTATCTGCCAAGAACATGCTGGCCAAGTATGTACAGGTTATATTTAAAGCCCTGGTACTGTACATGTTCTGACTGATATACTTCAACAGGAATTTGGTATATGTATTTGATTAAAGAACATGTTGTAGCCATAACTACCACATGTATTCTACTAAACTACATACTCCattaatgtatacattatattagTCTCTTTTTATGCATGTTATCATACTACCcacagtttttaatgttatcCAACCCCAGATGTATGCGCAATATGTATGAGCATGATAAAATAAAGCCTTTCCTGGTCTATTTCTGTTTAGGTTGTCACATTATCTGTAGATAATGGGTCCAAGTTAGGAATGTCTGATGCTGATGCCAGCTTTGGCAGGCCCAGCTAAcaggacacagacacaaagggCTTTACTTAAACCAACAAAGattaaaaacttaaataaactatgtcaaaaaaaaacaaaaacaaagattaaTCCTACAAGGTTCAGTTGAAATTCAAGAGCACAGCAGTAAAACTATCCTCTCAcacaaacatctacagcagAAAATATCCTGGTAAACCAATAAAGATACAGTATAGGCAAGAGTAACTGAAACAAATGTGGATACACAGATTAAATACAAACGTTAAGGTTATTTTGTAAGACATACAATTGACTTCTGTGATCTCCATATCAGGAGAGGTTAGGTAATACTGCTCACACAGCATCTTTGAAGTCTCATAGGCATCTAGAAAGTGAAACAAAGAAAGACAGGTCAAACAGTCATGAATCCGTACAAACCGAGTGGTGGGAAATAGAtaacactttgtgtgtgtgtgtgtgtgtgtgtatagacaGCAATACTGGAGCTGAGGAAGATCATTCGTTACCTTTTACTACCTCCACAACGTCACAGCTGGGGTCAATGCTGCCAATATGTTTGGGATGGGCTGGGTTCACACTGCCTTCAAAGATTAATGCTACAGGGCACAATGCAAAAAATGTATGTGACTCACGTATAGACACAATTCACTGTACATAGATGTTGTCCATTTGttaataataaatcaaatataaAGCACATATCAAGTTGAGTGAGTTCAGTTGGGAATGTAAACATTAGCTAAACATAAACTCTTGTATCATTTAATGCAATAAAACTAAACGCTATCAAGGCATGCTGGGTATTGACTATGATCAGAGAAGACTAGATAAGACATAATCAgacaaaataaagtacaaagtgggctgtgactttttttttttaatgcttgcTCTCAAACATTACTAGCACTTTGACATTATAATGACATGAGATCAAGATcaagattaactttattgtcccataagggaaatttgtcttgggcacttAACCCGTGCTGCAGCCataagttaaaaacaaacacagacaacatgTACAACTGATACTGTAAAATACTATACAGCAAACCATAGTGTTTCGAGTGAGCAACTGTGTTGATTAACTCACAGTTAATCACTGAGTGCTATACTGACTGTGCTGGTTCATGAGCATGCGTGTAGAAATGCGGCTCATGTAGAAGCGATCCAGGAAGTACTGAACGTTCTGGTTGGTGACAGGGTCCACGCCAAAGGCCTCCTTGTACTCCACCACACCCTGAGCCATGGTGGGCACCACGTTGTTGTGCCGATTACGGACGTTTACCAGAGTCTGTGTGAAGCTGAGGGCAAAGACATGATGGATTAGTGCGAGTAAGTGAGGGTGGGTTAGTACACCAGGTTTATTAGAATATCTTCACATCAGTGTGCATGGCATTGGGCACACGTCTGCTAAACATAGCACAATGCTGTAACAACAGGGATGAGCTTTgtggaaaataaatacaacaatgacaaacatttcctgttgccaggaGCTAATTCCGTCGAACAAGTAAACCTACTTTTTTGCAGTGCTGATTATAGCATTTTAATAACTGAATCATGAGTTGTGACAGATGTTACCTGATATAAAGTCTACACCCAAGTagcaaatattaaaatatgtgcTGAGTAAACAAGATTAATTGCTCCAAATTGAAAAGAATTATTGCTGTTACTGAACTACATGAATGGTTCGTCTTTGTGCTGGAGCATGTTGGATTTTGCCAAAGCGATGGAGCATTAACTTCACTAAGCCGTAATCAATCCTCAATCTTTGAGTCTGACAGTGGTCTTCAGGAGCTGTACAAGGTATGTGAACATGAGTCTgatattagtctcgcattgccagaccttcctccacagcgctgcggaggagggtctggctaggccACACAGCACTCCAGGATGGGACAGGAATGAgctctggtttatcggcatggctttaaaccaatcacaattctCATgggctcagattggacagatagtctagctagctgtctggatttaccctgcagagatctgaggagtagttaaccatagtcctcatgaatcgacCGGAATAAattttccaacacaaagaaagcggaaagtaacggacatccggctgaaaagaaagacatatggcggaatttccggcggtaATGGAGCAATCCagaaagtggaacgtcgtgaatATAGATTAGTCTGATATTAACTTTGCAGTGTGAGGTTGAAAATAGGCAGTTAAAAAGTAATGACAGAGTTATTGGATTGGTGTTGGCAGTTACTGAAGAATGACCAAACTGGATTGgtaacagcaacaaaacaactaGACAGGGACATTATTAAGGTTTACACAAGCAATAACGTATGTACTGGAAAGTGTCTGTAAATGACTTACTTTGTCAGGACATCCTTATTATCTGGATCCTTTTCTAAAAAATCTACAATCTCCAGCAAACTCTGTGAATACCTGGTGGACACAAAAGGAtggattttaaaagaaaatagaacTCAACTCTAGttcatttactgtatatcaGAATGACCAAAgataatggagaaaaaaaaaataaaaagtatcaaTCTGATGATTACATTTATGTGAAAGCATTAAAAACTAATCAGCAAGCAGTGAACTCCTGTTATACTAAGTTGACATTTTTCAGGCATCAAGCATTTCCACATGGTTAGAGTAACACAGTACTCTCTTTAGATACTAGTTGCTTGGTTTGACACAGACCTTATCTGTAGGTCAGTTCACGAAGGCGACTAGAGTGCTAAGCTCATTGAGTAGGgctgtgcaaaaaaaatcgattcacattcgaatcgcgattcaagctctagattcatagaattccaaaaatctattaatttttttttcaactgtatgtctactgcaatcacatgggcaAAGTAaccacatttacatactgtgaatagtTTTTAAATCGTATTTGAATCGAAAATTcatttttgaatcgaatcttgagcctgaaaatcaATATCAAATTGTGACATTTTCAGAGTCGTGCACCCCTATCATTGAGTCACACTCTCTATCACTGTCTCACAGTAGGAAACTGGGTGAAAGGTGAACAGCAGCACGGCTAGCAATGAACTGACCTTAAACTCTCACAATTTGGATTATTTGCCGTCATGCGAACAGATGTACATCTTGTAATAGACTATTTTGCAACTTGTATTTTCACAAGCTTGCCAGGAAATATCCGCTCTCCCCTCGTCAACAGCATTAATAAGTAACAGATCAACTCTTTCACTGGCAATCTAAAGAGTTCTGCAGTAGTAAGGAGAGAAAGTCACAGTGCATGGCCAAATATAGACACTACTGTGGCTTTGCATGAGAAGAGTGGGGGTGGGGTAATGACCTTATTGTTATGCGTCTTAATGTGACTTGTGCACCAAACATAATTAACATGCTAGGGTAAAGAATACTGTGATTTTTTGATGCTACCGGGAAGTAACAACTTTGGTGGAAAAACAAACtccaaatgaaaatgattacaGCTATTCTTTTATTCTTATGTTATAGCTGAAAACCTGCAACAGACATAATTATCTACCTGTACTTTGCTGCACCCTCAGTGTTTACACCCTTTCACTTTCTACAACATGTACACAGTCACAGTGTACAGTGAAATGGGTGTATGCTCCCAGATCAATAGCGTCTAGCCAGCGAGTGCACAGACAACAGCCGGGTGATGGTTGATACGTATTTAATAGAactataaacaacaaaaacctcACATAATCTTTGACAAAATCAGCAACATCACCGCTGGAAGCCTCCTGTGACTAGTTGAATTGCCAAAAACTAAAGGACAAATGACAGATTGGATACATTTTATATCCAAAGCTAAAAATACAAAGGCTGAAATCCAAAGGAAGTTTGCTTTGAGACACGACTGTTTCATAACTATCCCTGCTAAAACAAGAACCAGTCCCTCTATGACCTTGTAATGAACCTGGGAaccctgaaaataaaaaaaataaaaacaatagacATCCAATAGGATTGTCACACTACAGTTTCTCTGCACCCTAATGCTCCTTTCTTCTTGCAGACAGGTGCAGGAAGACTTGTTGGAAAACTAACAAATTATTTTGGTAACAATGATTTTGTTACAACAGGGTATACAGAAAGATATGTAGTGTAGTTTAGAGAACCCACCAGCTGATGAGGAGCTTTAGGGAAGGAGTGCCAAGGAGCTTGTCAGGGAGGAAATCAATTTCCTTCATGATGTTGGCCAGTCTGACAGGAAGCTCCTGCCGCAGGAACACAAAAGAGGTCTTCTCACATGCATTGGCAGAGCCTGCAGTCACATGACGGGACAGAGACAGGGAAAACATAACTGAGAAAGCATCCAACTTTTGACCCCATCctgtcaaaatgtaaaacagcAACCTTTCCCAAACATTACTATCTAGAAGAAATTTGTCCAGGATTATTTGTGTACACATACTTTCCTTAGAGGAGGAAAATATAAGCATTTGTTTATACCTATTATTATTTTGCTTAGTAACATTAGAGGTTGCATTATGTCAATGCAGAGATCAACCACATTAGCCTAGCTTTTTTTGTCAATGTCACTAGTCCTCAAAACTCAAAGTTCAAAGTGGTAACTTCATATGCAGTTAGATacacaataaatgacaacatAAACATTAACACATTCAATGACAATGGCATCTGTCTGCATACAATATGTACTTCAACGTCAATGACCAGGTCAAATAACGTGAGTTGTGCAACTACCATGTGAGTATCGGAAACAATCATGCAGTGTCCGTAAAATCGATAGCCTACTACTCGAAACACTTACCAAAGTCAATGAATTGCTTCATAGacaagggagagggggagaactTAGCGAACCTCTCCACTTGTTTCGGTATACCAGCGCCATTTTTCAGCAAAAACTGAGCGAACTTCATTTTTTCTGTCCTTTGCAGACCCCCACTGTCAGTGTATCGGGGACGAGCTGTCTTTACTGTCTTCAGCACGCTCCAGTTTGACAACCGGCTAAGATCGGTGTCGTTCGTTAAAttaataatattcaaatatgcTGGTTATGAGTTCCCCATCATTGGTTTTCTCGAGCAGCTTCCCTGCATCTCGGCAAGTGTGTGTCCTTCAAATACAACTTCCATTACAGTGAGCggtgtgtgttgttgtggcGGGGGAGGGATTGACATCAAAACCAACCAATGAGCGCCACGATTTTCCTGGAACTGGAGGATGTGGTGGAGGAAGTTGAAAAGAAGGAATTGGTGAGAAATGCAAAGTAGGGCAAGGAAAGATGTCTGTACTTGCTTTTACATTGGTTTCAGAGCTCAACAGTGCGGTTACGgtattttcagtttaaaaacaaaacaaaaagacatttcgccaaatcaaatgtttaatAGTCACGATCATAGAAATAATTTTATCGCAATTCATCTTGTAACGTAGCTTAATTCGTTGGCACCGAGCGTTCAGCCACGAGCCTTCTTACTGGTCTTTAAACAAACAGACGGTCTATTTTGGTACAGTAACATCTGTAAAGTGTCaacatttgtatatatatttgttagTTTTTTGGCTAACGTTACTCCAAAGCACTTCTCCAAATGGCCAGAAGATGGCGGCGTTGCAAAAGCCATGAGATGACAGTGCGCGTCAAAGGAGGTGGgatttcctctcctccttaaCATCATCCTACTCCTCCTAGGGATGTATCGGCGTGCGGTGCACCTGTTTTATGTGTGATCTGGGTCAACGGTCGTTGAAATGCTCTATTTGTTACCAGTGTCATCAATAGCCATACGAAAGGTTTAAACGACCTATTCGGTGGTTCCTGAGAGACCTCGATTCAGTGTGATTTAGGTAGAGGATGTGTTGATTTTTCTCTTTCGGGGTGCAGCAGTGAGACAGCATCTTTGCCGGGTGACACATCATTATCAGTACGAGTGGACAAGGTACGAGTGAAACAATAACAGTACATTACACGGTTATTTGCAATAAAATAGTCCCATTCTTGTTATCTACTCCTTATCAAAATGCACTAACGTATTTATGGCAAGGCCTTAAACGCATTAACGTGAGTACATTACAAACGCTGTCAAATTTGTGATTAGCTAGCTGCGAATGCATATGCGTTAAACAAACGCCTTGAGGTTTGTTATTCTTCCTGTGTAGCTACATTAGCTATGTTACTTGTGTTTTATGTTATGGCGATACTTTGTATGCGGCGTACATACTTTTAGTTATTTTCCCATTTATTGTTCCAAAAAAGCTTTAGCAGACGTTTTTAAACCTGCAGGGTCAAGTGCCATCAATATGTCACTGGTCTGCTAACTGCTATAAATATGTAGCCCACCTTTCTCACAGGATTTTCAGTGAGCCTGAAGGCTACATTTAGTCTgcttttaattaaataattaaactaGTATTTCCTGTATGTCAGTAAACAGGAATAGTGGCTATAATGGCGTTGAGCTTTTGAACCTTACCCATGGATCATATTAGAGTATATAATGTACATTACACTGGtggtgagttttattttttatttttatgataaCTCTGTTAATTTGACTAAGGAATTGAAGTGTCTGCCTAATTATAGCCTACACACACTGGACTAGTTCTAGGAAAATAGGTACAAGTGTCACACCAATATGGAAATCCGTCTCGGCCCAGTATGGCCTAGTATAGACGGCTGTTTTGCCAATATcaagtagcctacttattgGTTGCTGGGCCTGCAAGGTTTTGGATCTACTGTATATGGATGTATAACTGCTACACCCAGTGGGTTTTCTGAAGCATCACTTAGGCTCATTGGATAAACGTATACTCCTTTATACTGTATCATGTTATAATGAAACCAGAGCATACTG
Above is a window of Sander vitreus isolate 19-12246 chromosome 14, sanVit1, whole genome shotgun sequence DNA encoding:
- the pdk4 gene encoding pyruvate dehydrogenase kinase, isozyme 4 isoform X1 — protein: MKFAQFLLKNGAGIPKQVERFAKFSPSPLSMKQFIDFGSANACEKTSFVFLRQELPVRLANIMKEIDFLPDKLLGTPSLKLLISWYSQSLLEIVDFLEKDPDNKDVLTNFTQTLVNVRNRHNNVVPTMAQGVVEYKEAFGVDPVTNQNVQYFLDRFYMSRISTRMLMNQHTLIFEGSVNPAHPKHIGSIDPSCDVVEVVKDAYETSKMLCEQYYLTSPDMEITEVNSKNPDQPLHIVYVPSHLYHMLFELFKNAMRATVETHETALTLPPIKVRVSLGTEDLTIKMSDRGGGVPLRKIERLFSYMYSTAPSPVHIDNSRNAPLAGFGYGLPISRLYAKYFQGDLQLYSMEGYGTSAVIYLKALSSESVERLPVFNKSALRHYQTSIEADDWCMPSKDPKKLGNSKRTL
- the pdk4 gene encoding pyruvate dehydrogenase kinase, isozyme 4 isoform X2, encoding MKFAQFLLKNGAGIPKQVERFAKFSPSPLSMKQFIDFGSANACEKTSFVFLRQELPVRLANIMKEIDFLPDKLLGTPSLKLLISWYSQSLLEIVDFLEKDPDNKDVLTNFTQTLVNVRNRHNNVVPTMAQGVVEYKEAFGVDPVTNQNVQYFLDRFYMSRISTRMLMNQHSQYSTQ